Genomic window (Bradyrhizobium sp. 186):
ACGCCTCGGGCCCATGCGCGCGATACATCGAGCGGCAGTCGACATAGACGGTGGCGACGATGTTGTGGCCGGAGGCGATGTCGGCCGCCATCTCCTCGATCAGATAGCGGTGGCCGCGATTCCAGAGATGATGATGGGGATCGACGATCGGCCGCAAGGGATCGATGATCTCCTCCTGATGCTGCGCGAGCCAGTCCTCGCGCGGCTCGACAAATAGCCCGCTCGTGTTGGCGGGTAGCCCGTTTGCAGCCATGGGCGTTCGCTCCCCTTATGTTTTTGTGGAGGGAGCCTAGCATCTTGTTTCCGCGCATAGCAGCGCGCGCCGCGCAACCGCGCCCGTCATCGCGAGCACATCGCCGTCAGGCCCTGCGCCGCCTCGCCCGCACATCGACCACCAACCGCCAATCGGTTGCGGTGGCGGGCTTGACCTCGCCGAGCCAATGGAAGGAGTCCTCGGAGATTTCGGTAAAGCTCCAGCGCGTCAGCTCGCCGGATTCGGTCGTGCCCTCCTGCACGATGTCCTCGCCGCGAGGCCGGCCGATCTGCTGCCGGAACACGCTGCGGCCGGGATCGAACCAGGAGATCCGCCACGCATCGATGGTCTGATCGTAGACCCGCAGCGTGGTGCCGTACCAGTTGCCGGCGATCGGAAAGGCCGGCGTGCCCGTGGGACGGGGGATGATCCAGACGTCCTGGACGGCGCGTCCCTCCAGCACCCAGCCGAAATGGATTTTTCCGGGCGCAGTGTGTCTGGTCCCGTCGGTCGCACAGGCGGTGATCTCGGCGTCCCAGTCGCCGACGAAGCGGCCGTAAAGCTGGAGCGCCGCTTGGTGCTCGGGATTCGGTCCGGCCGCGTGCAAAAGTCTCGCAAAGTCGCTCATGTCGATCTCCTGTTTCAAGGAGGTCAGCACGAACGCACCGCGGCCGGCTTGGAGAAAATTGCGCGTCATACGCCATCGAGGATGATCACCGTCGGCGTCGACGGCAGCGCGTCCCGCGACATCCGGATACTACGCTCCGTGCGCCGGTCGATCTCGAACTGCTGGCCGATCCTGCGCATGAAGTCGTCGAGCGGGGTGGCGAAGCGATGCATCGGCAGCACCACCGAGGCACGCAGCCGCTTGGTGATCTCCGAGATGCCGTCCAGCGACATGGTGTAGGCGCCGTCGATCGGCACCATCACGATATCGAGCCGCCCGATCTGGGCGAAATGGCTGTCGTCGAGCTTGTGGTGGAGATGGCCGAGATGGCCGATGCAGAGGCCGGCGACCTCGAAGATGAAGATCGAGTTGCCGTCGCGGATCATGTCGGCGCCGGAATCGTCGCCGAAATAGCGGCGGATGTCGGTGGTGACGTTGCGGATGAAGGTGTCGCCGACTCGTTCCGAGACGATGGCGGGCTTGCCGTCCACGCCCCAGCCATGCAGCACATGGGAAATGCGCTTGTCCGGGAATAAATTGTAGTGGGTGCTGTGGGCCCGGTTCATGGTTACGACATCGGGCAGCCGGCCGACCTGATAGGCGCCGCTATAGTCGGTCGCGATGCGCAAGCCGCCGGGCGTGTCGATGAAATAGGTGGAATGGCCGGCATAGGTGATCTCGACCTCGGCCGCACTCGCCGCCTGCCGGAAGGCCACCGGCATCCCGCGGGGCGGGGCGTTGGCCATCGCCAGGCATTCGCTGCGCTGGGACTGCTGGGCGAGGGCAGGGGTGAGGAATGCGCCGAACAGTGCCAGAGCCGCCGAAACAAGTCGCCGCATGAATCCGTCCCCGATGACGCGCAGGGAAAGTCTAGCGTGCAATGCAGCGCGTGGCCAACAGGGCGCGATCAATAGCGCGTCAGTGTCGCACCTCCTATTCCCGCCGTGGGCTGAACTTCCAGGTGATGGCGATCAGGCTTGCGGTGATCAGGCCGCTGATGAGGCCGGCGACGGGCAGGGTGAGTAGGAGCGCGGCGGTGGCGGCCCAGCCGATCGAAGAGAAGGCCTCGGCGAAGGTCGCAAGCCGTGACGAGGTCTGGCGGCGGCGGAATTGGCTGCGCCGGGCCTGGACCTGGAACCAGAGCTGGATCGCGGTGGCGGAGGCCGCGCTGATGATGACTGCACCGGCGCTGATTGCGGCTTGGTACGGCGAAGCGAAGGCGAGCGCCGCGACCAGCGGGCAGAAGACGACGGCGATTGCGATCAACACCACCTCGATCTTGGCGCGGATGACGCTGGACGGTGTCAGCGGACCGGTCGCGACCAGATCGGGGGCATCCTCGCCCGAAATCGTCAGCCAGGCGAGCCCACCGGCGAGCTGTCCTGCTGCCATGACGATAACGGGCGTGATCAGCGTCAGCGCCGCGGAGCTGTCGCCAAAACTGCGCCAGAGCAGGAGTGCCGGCGGCACCAGATAGAGCAGCTGCATCAGGGTCTGCGAGATCAGCCAGGGATCGCGCCAGAGCAGGATGAATTCCTTGCGCCGCAGTGCCTGCTGCCGCGATCCGCCGCGGAACGAGCGTTCCTTGGCGATGCGACGGCCGGACCTGCCGTAGGCCGCGGCGTCGATCGCGGTATCGGCAAAGCGGCCCGAGAACATCGCCATCACGCTTCCGAGCAGCACCAGCCCGAGCGCCATAAGCAACAGCAGCGCCTCGCTGTCGCCCATGGTCGCCCGCGCGGGCAACCACCAGATGCTGTCGGCATCAGGGGCGTAGGCGGCAACCGTACCGGAGGTCAGGATGGTGAAGCGCGACAGCGTGCCATAAGATATGATCGCGGCGACCTGGAGCGCGATCACGAAGCCCGCGCCGATGATCGCGGCCAGGATCTGGGCGATGAAGCGCGTGCGCGCCGGGCCGATCAGGCGGAACAGGAGGATGGTGACGGCAATCGCGATCGCCGCGGCCGACAGGCCCATGGCGACGACGACGCCGAAGGCGGCGAGCCATCGCGCGCCGCCGCCGATCACCAGCACGTCGATGAAGGGGGTCGCGAACAGCAGTGCCATCACCGTGATCGCCAGCGCGATCGCGGCGATGCGCACGGAGAACAAATTGGCCAGTGTCGCGGGCGACGACATGATGAGGTCGAGATCGGCGCGGGCGTAAAACGCCCGCGTCACCGATTCGATCGCCTGCGACAGCATCAGGGTCCAGCCCAGCAAGATCGTCGCCGAGATCACGATCAGCGAGGATCTGTCGAGCGGCAGTTGCAAATCGGCGAAGCGGCCGATCACCGCCCAGGCCGGCATGTGCAGGAGTGCCGCGAAGGAAAGCAGGCCGATGATGGCGGCGCGCGCCCGCATGCGCCGCCCGCCGGTCATCATGGCGAACCATTCGCGCCAGGCGAGCCGGAGCTCGTGGCGGGCAAACCAGGAAAGCGCCGTTGCCGAGCTCATGCGGCGGCCTGAAGCGTCACCAGTGCGATAAAGAGATCTTCAAGGCTGGTGTCGGAATGGCCGTTCTGCTGGCGCAGCTCGGTGAGCGTGCCCTCGGCAACCAGCCGGCCCGACGCGATTACGCCGATGCGGTCGGCCATACGCTCGGCGACCTCCAAGATATGCGTGGTCATCATGACGGTGCAGCCGGCGCGGACGCGCTCGCTCAACAGACCCTTCACATGGCGGGCGGAAACGGCATCAAGCCCCGTCAGCGGCTCGTCGAGAATGATGAGGCGGGGATCGTGCACCAGTGCGCCGGCAAGAGCGACCTTCTGGCGCATGCCCTTGGAAAACCCCTCGCAACGCTCGTGCCGGTGCGGTTCGAGGCCGAGCGAGCTCAGGAGCTCCTGCGCGACCGGTTCCGAGACGGACGGCGCGCTGCCCCAGAGCCCGGCAACGAATTCGAGATATTCGAGTGGCGTGAGCTTGTCATAGATCATGGGCTCGTCGGACACCCACGCCATCACCTGCTTGGCGGCGACGGGATTTTCGAGCGCATCGATGCCGAAGATCGAGACCGCGCCGGCATCGGGCCGCAACAGGCCTGCAACCATGCGCAAGGTGGTGGTCTTGCCGGCTCCGTTGGGGCCGACCAGCGCATAGAACTCACCGGCGTGAATGCTGAGATCGAGGCCATCGACCGCCAAACGGTCAAAACGCTTCGTTAACCCTCGAACTTCGAGCGCCGAGTTGTCCGGCTTTATCACGTCCACACCATCCGGTTTTGCATTGCCCGCGACCATGACTTGAAGATGTTTCGGCACGGTGAATCGCGCTGCCGCAAATTCCGTCATTCGGGACCGACCAAAGACAAGTCACCGTTTGTTGACAGCGCTTGGCGGTTCAGGCTCAATTGGCGCCGGGACAAATGGCGCTAACGCGGCGAAACGAC
Coding sequences:
- a CDS encoding MBL fold metallo-hydrolase, with protein sequence MRRLVSAALALFGAFLTPALAQQSQRSECLAMANAPPRGMPVAFRQAASAAEVEITYAGHSTYFIDTPGGLRIATDYSGAYQVGRLPDVVTMNRAHSTHYNLFPDKRISHVLHGWGVDGKPAIVSERVGDTFIRNVTTDIRRYFGDDSGADMIRDGNSIFIFEVAGLCIGHLGHLHHKLDDSHFAQIGRLDIVMVPIDGAYTMSLDGISEITKRLRASVVLPMHRFATPLDDFMRRIGQQFEIDRRTERSIRMSRDALPSTPTVIILDGV
- a CDS encoding permease, which translates into the protein MSSATALSWFARHELRLAWREWFAMMTGGRRMRARAAIIGLLSFAALLHMPAWAVIGRFADLQLPLDRSSLIVISATILLGWTLMLSQAIESVTRAFYARADLDLIMSSPATLANLFSVRIAAIALAITVMALLFATPFIDVLVIGGGARWLAAFGVVVAMGLSAAAIAIAVTILLFRLIGPARTRFIAQILAAIIGAGFVIALQVAAIISYGTLSRFTILTSGTVAAYAPDADSIWWLPARATMGDSEALLLLMALGLVLLGSVMAMFSGRFADTAIDAAAYGRSGRRIAKERSFRGGSRQQALRRKEFILLWRDPWLISQTLMQLLYLVPPALLLWRSFGDSSAALTLITPVIVMAAGQLAGGLAWLTISGEDAPDLVATGPLTPSSVIRAKIEVVLIAIAVVFCPLVAALAFASPYQAAISAGAVIISAASATAIQLWFQVQARRSQFRRRQTSSRLATFAEAFSSIGWAATAALLLTLPVAGLISGLITASLIAITWKFSPRRE
- a CDS encoding ABC transporter ATP-binding protein; amino-acid sequence: MKPDNSALEVRGLTKRFDRLAVDGLDLSIHAGEFYALVGPNGAGKTTTLRMVAGLLRPDAGAVSIFGIDALENPVAAKQVMAWVSDEPMIYDKLTPLEYLEFVAGLWGSAPSVSEPVAQELLSSLGLEPHRHERCEGFSKGMRQKVALAGALVHDPRLIILDEPLTGLDAVSARHVKGLLSERVRAGCTVMMTTHILEVAERMADRIGVIASGRLVAEGTLTELRQQNGHSDTSLEDLFIALVTLQAAA